The following coding sequences lie in one Pontibacter sp. G13 genomic window:
- a CDS encoding NAD-dependent epimerase/dehydratase family protein: MSQVEKLTGQILVIGAGGQIGSDLTDKLRSQYGAERVIAADIRPLPNTDGPTIVLDVLDREALRQAVSEYKIEVVYNLAAILSAKGEQNPELAWKINMDGLLNTLEVAREGGFSKLFWPSSIAVFGPNSPRQDTPQYCVMDPTTVYGISKLAGERWCEYYFNRYGVDVRSLRYPGLISYSAMPGGGTTDYAVDIFHQALKTGSYTSFLKEGTALPMMYMPDAIDATIQLMEADAERISIRSAYNLGGMSFTPEVLAAEVKKSIPGFQMSYAPDFRQDIADSWPQKIDDSQAQTDWDWEMSYDLATMTKDMIHHVQQRYHPELQK; encoded by the coding sequence ATGAGCCAAGTGGAAAAGTTGACTGGCCAAATTCTCGTGATCGGCGCAGGAGGTCAAATCGGAAGCGATCTGACTGATAAGCTTAGGTCACAGTATGGAGCTGAACGCGTGATTGCTGCGGATATTCGGCCATTGCCCAATACAGATGGGCCTACCATTGTTCTGGATGTATTGGATCGTGAGGCTCTTCGCCAAGCGGTCTCTGAGTATAAGATAGAAGTTGTATACAACCTAGCCGCGATCCTGTCCGCCAAAGGCGAGCAAAATCCTGAATTGGCATGGAAAATCAATATGGATGGGTTGCTGAATACGTTGGAGGTCGCCCGGGAGGGAGGCTTCTCTAAGTTGTTTTGGCCAAGTTCTATCGCTGTTTTTGGTCCCAATTCACCTCGCCAAGATACCCCCCAATATTGTGTGATGGACCCAACCACCGTATATGGAATCTCCAAACTTGCCGGTGAGCGTTGGTGTGAATATTATTTCAACCGATATGGAGTGGACGTACGGAGCCTTCGTTATCCGGGGCTTATCAGCTATAGCGCAATGCCTGGAGGAGGTACCACTGACTACGCAGTGGATATATTCCACCAAGCCTTGAAAACGGGAAGCTATACCAGCTTTTTGAAGGAAGGCACAGCATTGCCAATGATGTATATGCCGGATGCGATTGATGCAACCATCCAATTGATGGAGGCAGATGCGGAAAGAATCTCTATAAGGAGCGCCTACAATTTGGGAGGAATGAGTTTTACGCCTGAAGTTCTCGCTGCAGAGGTCAAGAAGTCTATCCCTGGATTTCAGATGAGTTATGCGCCAGACTTCAGACAGGATATCGCAGATTCTTGGCCACAAAAAATAGACGACTCTCAAGCACAGACAGATTGGGATTGGGAAATGTCCTACGACCTAGCTACGATGACTAAGGATATGATACATCATGTCCAACAACGATATCACCCTGAACTGCAGAAGTAG